A single genomic interval of Helianthus annuus cultivar XRQ/B chromosome 6, HanXRQr2.0-SUNRISE, whole genome shotgun sequence harbors:
- the LOC110944727 gene encoding uncharacterized protein LOC110944727, whose translation MGLFRSNMPTCPADQHCSQWARTYMKYCLCTRRDWISLILGIVSVISWGVAEVPQIITNYKDKSSEGLAIGFLFTWILGDLMNVLGCLLEPATLPTQYYTAVWHYSLDVLGDYVSSCRSYGYFSHGASKRQLNKIESVDKKRKCSHESKQPVNDDNLEESTVPMLSKFTPSVQIPSPDDNSTLERVYYSSARSLSSHTPTVSFFHSQRTNANKHDQDTVQEPLLDGHVSRQSPPASETKTMLCVVFTATIFLCICNLQLERNSYLNLDSVKSHNGAVMHVGRRLLQVSGSLLEGNKGTSIGIGTYLGWGMAAIYMGGRLPQIFLNIKRGNVQGLNPLMFIFALVGNSTYVASILVSSMEWSKVQPNLPWVVEASGCVMLDTFILIQFIYLRGNKNKRLDTKRRDLDP comes from the exons ATGGGGCTCTTCAGAAGTAATATGCCAACGTGCCCGGCTGATCAACATTGCTCACAATGGGCTAGAACTTACATGAAGTATTGTCTTTGCACCCGAAGGGATTGGATATCGCTGATACTGGGAATAGTTAGCGTTATCAGTTGGGGTGTTGCGGAGGTACCTCAGATCATCACGAATTACAAAGATAAATCTTCTGAAGGTCTTGCTATAGGCTTCCTTTTCACATGGATACTCGG AGATCTTATGAATGTGCTTGGTTGCTTGCTAGAACCAGCCACG CTTCCAACACAGTACTATACGGCAGTG tGGCACTATTCACTGGATGTACTTGGTGACTACGTTAGCTCTTGCCGCTCCTACGGCTACTTTTCTCACGGGGCATCTAAGAGACAACTCAATAAG ATCGAGTCGGTAGACAAGAAAAGAAAATGCAGCCATGAGAGTAAACAACCGGTGAATGATGACAACCTTGAAGAATCAACGGTCCCTATGCTATCGAAATTCACTCCGAGTGTGCAAATTCCATCTCCTGATGACAATTCTACCCTTGAAAGAGTATACTACAG TTCTGCTAGATCTTTATCTAGTCACACTCCTACTGTGAGTTTCTTTCACTCACAAAGAACAAATGCCAATAAACACGATCAGGATACGGTTCAAGAACCGTTGCTTGATGGGCATGTGTCGAGACAATCACCGCCTGCTTCAGAAACCAAGactatgttatgtgtg GTTTTTACCGCAACAATATTTCTCTGCATATGCAATCTCCAACTTGAAAGAAACAGTTATCTCAATTTAGATTCGGTGAAATCACACAACGGAGCTGTCATGCATGTGGGAAGAAGGCTGTTACAG GTAAGTGGCAGTTTACTGGAAGGTAACAAAGGCACGAGTATCGGCATTGGAACCTACCTTGGTTGGGGAATGGCAGCTATCTACATGGGCGGACGCCTGCCACAAATTTTCTTAAAT ATCAAAAGGGGAAATGTCCAG GGTCTGAATCCACTAATGTTCATTTTTGCCCTTGTTGGAAACTCTACTTATGTAGCAAG CATACTTGTGAGCAGCATGGAGTGGTCAAAAGTACAACCAAATCTTCCATGGGTGGTGGAAGCAAGTGGGTGCGTAATGCTTGATACTTTC ATTCTAATCCAGTTTATCTATCTCCGTGGTAACAAAAACAAACGTCTTGACACCAAACGCAGAGACTTGGATCCATGA
- the LOC110865436 gene encoding small cysteine and glycine repeat-containing protein 2: MANKNLSIFILIATLVAQVSWVRATVHLVGSLEGCPPPSCPGGCPGGCPGGCPGGCPGGCPGGCPCAPSCPDGCPGGCPGGCPGGCPGGCPGGCPGGCPGGCPGGCPGGCPGGCPGGCPGGCPGGCPGGCPGGCPGGCPGGCPGGCPCAPSCPGGCPGGCPGGCPGGCPGGCPCAPSCPDAKPDCPAKPECPAKP, encoded by the coding sequence ATGGCTAACAAGAATTTGAGCATCTTCATCCTCATAGCAACACTAGTGGCTCAAGTTAGTTGGGTTAGAGCAACAGTGCATTTAGTTGGAAGTCTTGAAGGATGTCCACCTCCATCATGTCCTGGCGGATGTCCAGGAGGATGCCCCGGTGGATGTCCTGGAGGATGTCCCGGCGGATGTCCTGGCGGATGTCCATGCGCTCCATCATGTCCTGACGGATGTCCCGGTGGATGTCCAGGAGGATGCCCCGGTGGATGTCCTGGTGGATGTCCCGGCGGATGTCCCGGTGGATGTCCAGGAGGATGCCCCGGTGGATGTCCTGGAGGATGTCCCGGCGGATGTCCTGGCGGATGTCCTGGAGGATGTCCTGGCGGATGTCCCGGTGGATGTCCAGGAGGATGCCCCGGTGGATGTCCTGGAGGATGTCCCGGCGGATGTCCATGCGCTCCATCATGTCCTGGAGGATGTCCCGGTGGATGTCCTGGAGGATGTCCTGGCGGATGTCCCGGCGGATGTCCATGCGCTCCATCATGTCCCGATGCAAAGCCCGATTGTCCTGCAAAGCCAGAATGTCCTGCAAAGCCATGA
- the LOC110865435 gene encoding probable ADP-ribosylation factor GTPase-activating protein AGD14 isoform X1 has translation MNSRKVEERNEKIIRGLMKLPPNRRCINCNSLGPQYVCTNFWTFVCMTCSGIHREFTHRVKSVSMSKFTSQEVEALQEGGNQRARETFLRDWDPREHRLPDNSNVDKVRDFIKSVYVDKKFFASKASGKPPRDTLNHRIHEDETRRASSYHSYSQSPPYDYQYEERRYGKQAPALTKKPGSDRGMLRILSTSRLSDHVREDRFANEVASARVSDYSVTNGGDLFRSDTQSPPSLSHSSGSGKFDSLDLFNAQDLPQSATSAPFSEPAKFDGLDLFSAPNVPHTATSAPFAEPGKFDNLDLFSAPNAPQSATSAPLAEPAKFDGLDLFSAPNAPQSATSAAPFAEPGKFDGLDLFSAPNPPQSATSAPLAEPAKFDGLDLFSAPNPPQSATSAPSAEPGKSDGLDLFELLATSSASITPTLSVNQEFKAFEPSLDLFTVTPPQQSAETVNDKPTDTITHKNEGWANFDTPWQAQPSQQDIGVSVPSSLMSWNGGVHDIGAPVNVKNNNQQSWSSFEESTTAFENIYTKNSEHVSVQDPLVADPYLAWGLSEDGAQSHGRDTKSFNPFDLPSEADHEFSNTSFDMSYMQSALPNHNMSSPWSSESAAIPFTPADSQDALVFVSGQATSMQIPSIQAQGPVASIGGNPFA, from the exons ATGAACAGCAGGAAAGTGGAGGAGCGAAATGAAAAGATTATAAGGGGTTTGATGAAGCTTCCTCCTAATCGAAGATGCATCAACTGCAACAGCTTG GGACCTCAATACGTGTGCACGAATTTTTGGACGTTCGTTTGCATGACATGTAGTGGGATACA CCGTGAGTTTACTCACCGTGTTAAATCCGTGTCAATGTCTAAGTTTACTTCACAAGAAGTTGAAGCCCTTCAAGAAGGCGGTAATCAG CGTGCAAGGGAAACGTTTCTTAGAGATTGGGACCCACGAGAACATAGACTTCCAGATAACAG CAATGTGGACAAAGTTCGAGATTTTATAAAGAGTGTCTATGTGGATAAGAAGTTTTTCGCTTCAAAGGCGTCCGGAAAACCTCCTAGAGATACATTG AACCATAGAATTCATGAGGATGAAACTAGACGAGCCAGTTCATATCATTCATACTCTCAGAGTCCACCATATGACTATCAATACGAAGAACGCCGTTACGGAAAACAAGCTCCCGCACTTACTAAAAAACCTGGATCAGACAGAGGAATGTTGCGGATTCTTAGTACAAGTCGGTTAAGCGATCATGTGCGGGAAGACAGGTTTGCAAATGAGGTGGCTAGTGCTAGGGTTTCGGATTATTCAGTGACTAACGGAGGTGATTTATTTAGATCCGATACGCAATCGCCTCCCTCTTTGTCACATTCATCGGGATCTGGAAAATTTGACAGTTTGGACCTTTTTAATGCACAAGATCTGCCTCAATCCGCCACATCAGCACCTTTTTCTGAACCTGCGAAGTTTGATGGTTTGGACCTTTTTAGTGCACCAAATGTGCCTCACACTGCCACATCAGCACCTTTTGCTGAACCTGGAAAGTTTGATAATTTGGACCTTTTTAGTGCTCCGAATGCACCTCAATCTGCCACATCAGCACCTTTAGCTGAACCTGCAAAGTTTGATGGCTTAGACCTTTTTAGTGCACCAAATGCGCCTCAATCCGCCACATCAGCAGCACCTTTTGCTGAACCTGGAAAGTTTGATGGTTTGGACCTTTTCAGTGCACCAAATCCACCTCAATCCGCCACGTCAGCACCTTTAGCTGAACCTGCAAAGTTTGATGGTCTGGACCTTTTCAGTGCACCAAATCCACCTCAATCCGCCACGTCAGCACCTTCTGCTGAACCCGGAAAGTCTGATGGTCTGGACCTATTTGAGTTATTGGCCACATCTTCAGCTTCTATAACGCCAACTTTGAGTGTGAATCAGGAGTTCAAAGCTTTTGAACCTTCTTTGGATTTATTTACCGTTACACCACCGCAGCAGTCGGCCGAAACTGTAAACGATAAACCCACGGATACGATTACTCATAAAAACGAAGGGTGGGCGAACTTTGACACGCCTTGGCAAGCACAACCGAGTCAACAAGATATTGGTGTCAGTGTACCGTCATCGTTAATGTCGTGGAATGGAGGTGTTCACGATATTGGGGCTCCGGTAAATGTAAAGAATAATAATCAG CAGTCGTGGAGTTCGTTTGAAGAATCCACCACAGCCTTTGAGAACATTTATACAAAGAATAGTGAACACGTTTCCGTACAAGATCCTTTAGTTGCTGATCCATATTTGGCATGGGGATTATCAGAG GATGGAGCACAATCACATGGACGTGATACAAAATCATTCAATCCATTTGATTTGCCTAGTGAGGCTGATCATGAATTTAGCAACACG TCGTTTGACATGAGCTATATGCAATCGGCTTTGCCGAACCATAATATGTCATCACCTTGGTCTTCTGAAAGTGCAGCAATACCATTTACTCCCGCTGATTCACAAG ATGCCTTGGTATTCGTGTCAGGGCAAGCAACAAGCATGCAGATCCC GAGTATTCAAGCTCAGGGCCCTGTAGCTTCAATTGGCGGGAATCCTTTTGCGTAG
- the LOC110865435 gene encoding probable ADP-ribosylation factor GTPase-activating protein AGD14 isoform X2: MNSRKVEERNEKIIRGLMKLPPNRRCINCNSLGPQYVCTNFWTFVCMTCSGIHREFTHRVKSVSMSKFTSQEVEALQEGGNQRARETFLRDWDPREHRLPDNSNVDKVRDFIKSVYVDKKFFASKASGKPPRDTLNHRIHEDETRRASSYHSYSQSPPYDYQYEERRYGKQAPALTKKPGSDRGMLRILSTSRLSDHVREDRFANEVASARVSDYSVTNGGDLFRSDTQSPPSLSHSSGSGKFDSLDLFNAQDLPQSATSAPFSEPAKFDGLDLFSAPNVPHTATSAPFAEPGKFDNLDLFSAPNAPQSATSAPLAEPAKFDGLDLFSAPNAPQSATSAAPFAEPGKFDGLDLFSAPNPPQSATSAPLAEPAKFDGLDLFSAPNPPQSATSAPSAEPGKSDGLDLFELLATSSASITPTLSVNQEFKAFEPSLDLFTVTPPQQSAETVNDKPTDTITHKNEGWANFDTPWQAQPSQQDIGVSVPSSLMSWNGGVHDIGAPVNVKNNNQSWSSFEESTTAFENIYTKNSEHVSVQDPLVADPYLAWGLSEDGAQSHGRDTKSFNPFDLPSEADHEFSNTSFDMSYMQSALPNHNMSSPWSSESAAIPFTPADSQDALVFVSGQATSMQIPSIQAQGPVASIGGNPFA, translated from the exons ATGAACAGCAGGAAAGTGGAGGAGCGAAATGAAAAGATTATAAGGGGTTTGATGAAGCTTCCTCCTAATCGAAGATGCATCAACTGCAACAGCTTG GGACCTCAATACGTGTGCACGAATTTTTGGACGTTCGTTTGCATGACATGTAGTGGGATACA CCGTGAGTTTACTCACCGTGTTAAATCCGTGTCAATGTCTAAGTTTACTTCACAAGAAGTTGAAGCCCTTCAAGAAGGCGGTAATCAG CGTGCAAGGGAAACGTTTCTTAGAGATTGGGACCCACGAGAACATAGACTTCCAGATAACAG CAATGTGGACAAAGTTCGAGATTTTATAAAGAGTGTCTATGTGGATAAGAAGTTTTTCGCTTCAAAGGCGTCCGGAAAACCTCCTAGAGATACATTG AACCATAGAATTCATGAGGATGAAACTAGACGAGCCAGTTCATATCATTCATACTCTCAGAGTCCACCATATGACTATCAATACGAAGAACGCCGTTACGGAAAACAAGCTCCCGCACTTACTAAAAAACCTGGATCAGACAGAGGAATGTTGCGGATTCTTAGTACAAGTCGGTTAAGCGATCATGTGCGGGAAGACAGGTTTGCAAATGAGGTGGCTAGTGCTAGGGTTTCGGATTATTCAGTGACTAACGGAGGTGATTTATTTAGATCCGATACGCAATCGCCTCCCTCTTTGTCACATTCATCGGGATCTGGAAAATTTGACAGTTTGGACCTTTTTAATGCACAAGATCTGCCTCAATCCGCCACATCAGCACCTTTTTCTGAACCTGCGAAGTTTGATGGTTTGGACCTTTTTAGTGCACCAAATGTGCCTCACACTGCCACATCAGCACCTTTTGCTGAACCTGGAAAGTTTGATAATTTGGACCTTTTTAGTGCTCCGAATGCACCTCAATCTGCCACATCAGCACCTTTAGCTGAACCTGCAAAGTTTGATGGCTTAGACCTTTTTAGTGCACCAAATGCGCCTCAATCCGCCACATCAGCAGCACCTTTTGCTGAACCTGGAAAGTTTGATGGTTTGGACCTTTTCAGTGCACCAAATCCACCTCAATCCGCCACGTCAGCACCTTTAGCTGAACCTGCAAAGTTTGATGGTCTGGACCTTTTCAGTGCACCAAATCCACCTCAATCCGCCACGTCAGCACCTTCTGCTGAACCCGGAAAGTCTGATGGTCTGGACCTATTTGAGTTATTGGCCACATCTTCAGCTTCTATAACGCCAACTTTGAGTGTGAATCAGGAGTTCAAAGCTTTTGAACCTTCTTTGGATTTATTTACCGTTACACCACCGCAGCAGTCGGCCGAAACTGTAAACGATAAACCCACGGATACGATTACTCATAAAAACGAAGGGTGGGCGAACTTTGACACGCCTTGGCAAGCACAACCGAGTCAACAAGATATTGGTGTCAGTGTACCGTCATCGTTAATGTCGTGGAATGGAGGTGTTCACGATATTGGGGCTCCGGTAAATGTAAAGAATAATAATCAG TCGTGGAGTTCGTTTGAAGAATCCACCACAGCCTTTGAGAACATTTATACAAAGAATAGTGAACACGTTTCCGTACAAGATCCTTTAGTTGCTGATCCATATTTGGCATGGGGATTATCAGAG GATGGAGCACAATCACATGGACGTGATACAAAATCATTCAATCCATTTGATTTGCCTAGTGAGGCTGATCATGAATTTAGCAACACG TCGTTTGACATGAGCTATATGCAATCGGCTTTGCCGAACCATAATATGTCATCACCTTGGTCTTCTGAAAGTGCAGCAATACCATTTACTCCCGCTGATTCACAAG ATGCCTTGGTATTCGTGTCAGGGCAAGCAACAAGCATGCAGATCCC GAGTATTCAAGCTCAGGGCCCTGTAGCTTCAATTGGCGGGAATCCTTTTGCGTAG
- the LOC110865433 gene encoding presenilin-like protein At1g08700, with protein sequence MDGSILESIGVEIIGVMSPVSICMLLVVLLVYSLTSFNSPSVEPIRTAANLVYLEAPSDSTSQKIEGSLLNALVFVILIAAVTFLLVVLYYYNFTNFLKNYMRFSAFFVLGAMGGSIMLSIVRQFSIPVDAITCFILLFNFTVVGVVSVFAEGIPIPIVLRQVYMVVLGIIVAAWFTNLPEWTTWTLLVALAVYDLVAVLAPGGPLKILVELASSRDDELPALVYEARPTVSRGSRRGGLGLLVGGVSSDDVEVEMSRRNGTGSGSGSGSGDGESVEMMDEETSPLVPNARDGAFSVSVGGSDQFRQAEIVEDEGERTPLGAILGMRDEMEPQSRGGDVREEMTRGIKLGLGDFVFYSVLVGRAAMYDLMTVYACYLAIISGLGCTLILLSVFRHALPALPISIALGIIFYFLTRVLMEPFVVGTSTNLMMF encoded by the coding sequence ATGGATGGCAGCATCCTGGAATCAATCGGAGTCGAAATCATCGGCGTAATGTCTCCAGTCTCCATCTGCATGCTGTTAGTCGTCCTCTTAGTCTACTCCTTAACCTCCTTCAACTCACCGTCCGTCGAACCAATCCGCACCGCCGCTAATCTCGTCTATCTCGAAGCTCCGTCCGATTCCACATCGCAGAAGATCGAAGGATCACTCCTCAACGCTCTCGTCTTCGTCATCTTAATCGCCGCGGTAACATTTCTCCTCGTTGTTCTCTATTACTACAATTTTACCAACTTCCTGAAGAATTACATGCGTTTTTCCGCCTTTTTTGTTCTCGGTGCTATGGGCGGATCGATTATGTTATCAATTGTTAGGCAGTTTTCGATTCCGGTTGATGCGATTACGTGTTTTATCTTGTTGTTTAATTTCACGGTTGTCGGAGTGGTTTCGGTGTTTGCGGAGGGGATTCCGATTCCGATTGTGTTGCGCCAGGTTTATATGGTGGTGTTAGGGATAATTGTGGCTGCTTGGTTTACGAATCTGCCGGAGTGGACTACGTGGACGTTGCTTGTCGCGTTGGCAGTTTATGATTTGGTTGCGGTGTTGGCGCCTGGTGGTCCGCTTAAGATTTTGGTTGAGTTGGCGTCGAGTAGAGATGATGAGTTGCCTGCGTTGGTGTATGAGGCGAGACCGACGGTGTCGAGAGGTTCGAGGAGGGGTGGGTTGGGGCTTTTGGTTGGGGGTGTGTCGTCGGATGATGTGGAGGTTGAGATGAGTCGACGTAATGGTaccggttctggttctggttctggttcggGAGATGGTGAGTCGGTTGAGATGATGGATGAAGAGACGTCTCCGTTGGTGCCGAATGCACGAGATGGTGCGTTTTCGGTTTCTGTGGGTGGTAGTGATCAGTTTCGGCAAGCTGAGATTGTTGAAGATGAAGGGGAAAGGACACCGCTTGGTGCGATATTGGGTATGAGGGATGAGATGGAACCGCAATCGAGGGGTGGGGATGTTCGTGAGGAGATGACTAGAGGGATAAAACTCGGGCTAGGTGACTTTGTTTTCTATAGTGTTCTTGTTGGTAGGGCTGCGATGTATGATTTAATGACGGTTTATGCGTGTTACCTTGCTATTATATCTGGATTGGGGTGCACTCTTATACTGTTGTCGGTGTTTCGTCATGCTTTGCCTGCTCTGCCGATTTCTATAGCTCTCGGCATCATATTCTACTTCTTGACACGCGTATTAATGGAACCATTTGTGGTTGGGACATCAACAAATTTAATGATGTTTTGA
- the LOC110865432 gene encoding surfeit locus protein 1, translating into MASISKSLLTATRIARSSSLKWGPDHPPSSFLYSHSAAAVPDLLQPAPPPPLPKPTATSRSQEKQRGWTRFLLFVPGAITFGLGTWQIFRRQDKVKMLEYRQSRLEMEPIDCKHITPSSENLDSLEFRRVICKGVFDESKSVFVGPRSRSISGVTENGYYLITPLMPLPNSPESLQMPILVNRGWVPRSWRDKSLKVLEEGEHPQITESTDIQQESSSWWSFWSKKPTITEKEHIPQTKLDEVVGVIRGSEKPSIFVPANDPNSCQWFYVDVAEIASNCGLSENTIYIEAVNEKVNPSKPYPIPKDNNALIRSSVMPQDHLNYTFTWYSLSAAVTFMAFKRLQPKKMTR; encoded by the exons ATGGCTTCCATTTCTAAAAGCTTACTAACTGCAACAAGAATTGCCCGATCTTCTTCGTTAAAGTGGGGTCCAGATCATCCACCGTCATCCTTCTTATACTCACACTCTGCTGCAGCTGTACCTGACCTACTACAACCTGCACCACCTCCGCCTTTGCCCAAGCCAACCGCCACTTCTCGGTCTCAAG AGAAGCAAAGAGGATGGACACGGTTCCTTCTTTTCGTTCCAGGAGCCATCACTTTTGGATTAGGCACTTGGCAGATCTTCAGAAGACAAGATAAG GTGAAAATGCTGGAGTACAGACAGAGTAGATTAGAAATGGAACCGATCGACTGCAAACACATCACTCCTTCAAGTGAAAACTTGGACTCACTGGAGTTCAGGAGGGTAATCTGCAAAGGAGTTTTTGACGAGTCAAAATCTGTTTTTGTTGGCCCACGTTCTAGAAGTATATCAGGAGTGACTGAAAACGGATATTACCTCATTACGCCCCTTATGCCACTTCCAAACAGTCCTGAAAG TTTGCAGATGCCGATCTTAGTTAACAGAGGGTGGGTCCCACGGAGTTGGAGAGACAAGTCTTTGAAAGTTCTAGAAGAGGGTGAACATCCTCAAATTACAGAATCTACTGATATCCAGCAAGAAAGTAGCTCTTGGTGGAGCTTTTGGTCTAAAAAGCCTACTATTACTGAGAAG GAGCATATTCCACAAACAAAGCTGGATGAAGTTGTTGGAGTTATACGTGGAAGTGAGAAGCCTAGCATTTTTGTACCAGCAAACGACCCGAATTCATGCCAATGGTTCTATGTTGATGTTGCTGAAATTGCTAGTAACTGTGGGCTTTCAGAGAACACAATATACATTGAAGCGGTCAACGAAAAAGTCAACCCCAGTAAGCCATACCCAATCCCAAAAGATAATAATGCGTTGATTCGTAGTTCGGTAATGCCACAAGATCATCTCAATTATACGTTTACTTG GTATTCTTTATCAGCGGCAGTTACATTTATGGCTTTTAAGAGATTACAGCCGAAGAAGATGACGAGATAA